The Arachis ipaensis cultivar K30076 chromosome B07, Araip1.1, whole genome shotgun sequence genome includes a window with the following:
- the LOC107607645 gene encoding uncharacterized protein LOC107607645, with product MLKNSFHCAFVLVYGVHGRDEKIQVWEELSYIAGLCQVPCCFMGDFNEIVHVEERRGSAGLTRSAEDFKIWIQDMNLVDLPLTDRKFTWFRGHSCSRIDRVLVSLEWLEEFPEAHLRGGPRGLSDHCPLIVEGPLGRWHKANFGEIDKKITKFEEEIKKIDDMVSNGVYDGTLEARRKALVKCCERWYMRKEVHWKQMSRSRHVNDMDKNTRYFHNIASARRRNNRIDSLVINGRLVRNQARIKIAIREFYKELYH from the exons ATGTTAAAAAATAGCTTCCACTGTGCGTTTGTCTTGGTCTATGGTGTACATGGTAGAGATGAGAAGATTCAAGTGTGGGAAGAGTTGAGTTATATAGCGGGGTTATGTCAGGTTCCTTGCTGCTTTATGGGAGACTTTAATGAAATAGTACATGTGGAGGAACGGAGAGGTTCTGCTGGGTTAACACGGTCTGCGGAAGATTTTAAGATCTGGATACAGGACATGAACTTAGTGGATCTGCCGCTCACCGACCGTAAGTTTACATGGTTTCGCGGGCATTCTTGTAGTCGCATAGATAGAGTTCTGGTCAGTCTGGAGTGGTTAGAAGAGTTCCCAGAGGCACATCTGCGAGGTGGACCAAGGGGTTTGTCAGACCACTGCCCTTTAATAGTGGAGG GACCGTTGGGAAGATGGCATAAGGCAAACTTTGGTGAAATAGACAAGAAGATTACaaagtttgaggaagagatcaAGAAGATTGATGATATGGTTAGCAATGGAGTATATGATGGTACACTGGAGGCTAGAAGAAAGGCGCTGGTTAAGTGCTGTGAGCGCTGGTATATGAGAAAAGAAgttcattggaagcagatgtcgcgGTCTCGACACGTGAATGATATGGACAAAAATACAAGATACTTCCACAATATAGCATCAGCAAGAAGGCGGAACAATAGAATTGATTCTCTGGTCATCAACGGCAGGCTGGTTAGGAATCAGGCTAGAATCAAGATTGCCATCAGGGAGTTTTACAAGGAGTTATATCACTAG